The Pedobacter mucosus genome window below encodes:
- a CDS encoding inositol monophosphatase family protein gives MNYELLCNKVISIVKLTGNFIRKEAMLFDAKNIEYKGLNDMVSYVDKTAEEQLVRNLDKLIIDAGFLTEEKTSTRTGKTYTWIIDPLDGTTNFIHGIPTYGISVALYEDDKAVLGVVYELNRSEMFYSYKGGPAFMNKKEINVSINPDFKSSLLATGFPYYEFDKQPQYIELLTELMQKSHGVRRIGAAAIDLVYTACGRFDAFFEYNLQKWDFAAGCFIVQQAGGEVFDFSGGNDFFEKREILATNGKLTGEMLTAIKKYFK, from the coding sequence ATGAATTACGAACTATTATGTAATAAAGTCATATCGATTGTAAAACTTACCGGAAATTTTATCCGTAAAGAAGCAATGCTTTTTGATGCAAAAAATATCGAGTACAAAGGGCTTAATGATATGGTTTCTTATGTAGATAAAACTGCAGAAGAACAACTTGTACGAAACTTAGATAAGCTTATTATTGATGCAGGTTTTTTAACAGAAGAAAAAACTTCAACCAGAACAGGTAAAACTTATACTTGGATTATTGATCCCTTGGATGGTACTACAAATTTCATTCATGGAATTCCAACTTATGGAATAAGCGTTGCTTTATATGAAGATGATAAAGCAGTTTTGGGTGTAGTTTACGAATTAAACAGAAGTGAAATGTTTTATTCGTATAAAGGCGGACCTGCATTCATGAATAAAAAAGAAATAAATGTTTCCATAAATCCTGATTTTAAATCAAGTTTATTGGCGACTGGGTTTCCGTATTATGAGTTTGATAAGCAGCCTCAATATATTGAATTGTTAACCGAATTAATGCAAAAAAGTCATGGCGTTCGCCGGATAGGTGCTGCAGCAATTGATCTTGTTTATACGGCCTGTGGTCGGTTTGATGCTTTTTTTGAATATAATCTTCAGAAATGGGATTTTGCAGCAGGGTGCTTTATTGTTCAACAAGCTGGGGGAGAAGTTTTTGATTTCTCGGGTGGAAACGATTTCTTTGAAAAGAGAGAAATATTAGCAACAAATGGAAAGCTAACAGGAGAAATGTTGACAGCCATTAAAAAGTATTTTAAATAG
- the asnS gene encoding asparagine--tRNA ligase, protein MIKRQQIKNLLKSTAFDTEVTVMGWVRTFRNNQFIALNDGSCMGNIQVVLDFNNLPEELLRRVTTGAAISATGKLVESLGKGQTVEIKATSIEILGDSDPEKFPLQPKKHSLEFLREIAHLRFRTNTFNAVFKVRHALAFAIHQFYNERGFVYMHTPVITASDAEGAGEMFKVTTLDFDKTPRTENGNVDFSQDFFARATNLTVSGQLEGELAAMAFGQIYTFGPTFRAENSNTTRHLAEFWMIEPEVAFADLEDNMNLAEDMMKYVIKYALDNCKDELEFLNTRLADEDKQKPQIERSEFSLLEKLEFCLANDFERLTYTEAIKILKSSKPNQKKQFKYLIDEWGADLHSEHERYLVEKHFKKPVILTDYPADIKSFYMRQNEPDAEGRQTVAAMDILFPGIGEMIGGSQREERLDRLTKRMDDMNISQEELWWYLDTRRFGSAPHAGFGLGFERLVLFVTGMTNIRDVIAFPRFPKNAEF, encoded by the coding sequence ATGATTAAGAGACAGCAAATTAAGAATTTATTAAAATCAACAGCGTTTGATACGGAAGTAACGGTTATGGGATGGGTAAGAACTTTCCGAAATAATCAGTTTATTGCCTTAAATGACGGATCTTGCATGGGCAACATTCAAGTTGTTTTAGATTTTAATAACTTACCAGAAGAGCTGTTGAGAAGAGTAACTACTGGAGCAGCAATTTCTGCGACAGGTAAACTTGTAGAATCTTTGGGAAAAGGTCAGACGGTAGAAATTAAAGCTACTAGTATTGAGATTTTAGGTGATAGCGATCCTGAAAAATTTCCGCTGCAACCCAAAAAACATAGTTTGGAATTTTTACGTGAGATTGCTCATTTGCGTTTCCGTACCAATACTTTTAATGCAGTTTTTAAAGTAAGACATGCATTAGCTTTTGCAATTCATCAATTTTATAATGAACGCGGGTTCGTTTATATGCATACGCCGGTAATTACGGCTAGCGATGCAGAAGGTGCTGGAGAAATGTTTAAGGTTACCACTTTAGATTTTGACAAAACGCCTAGAACAGAAAATGGAAATGTTGATTTTTCTCAGGACTTCTTTGCTCGTGCTACTAATTTAACCGTTTCTGGACAGCTAGAAGGCGAATTAGCAGCCATGGCATTTGGCCAGATTTATACATTTGGTCCGACTTTTAGGGCGGAAAATTCAAATACTACCCGCCATTTAGCGGAGTTTTGGATGATTGAACCTGAAGTCGCCTTCGCAGATTTAGAAGATAACATGAATCTTGCAGAAGATATGATGAAGTATGTTATAAAATATGCTTTAGACAATTGTAAGGATGAATTGGAATTTTTAAACACACGCTTAGCGGACGAAGACAAACAAAAACCTCAAATTGAGCGCAGCGAATTTAGTTTGCTAGAAAAATTAGAATTTTGTTTAGCTAATGATTTTGAGCGTTTAACTTATACGGAAGCAATCAAGATTTTGAAATCTTCTAAACCAAATCAGAAGAAACAATTTAAATACCTGATTGATGAATGGGGAGCAGATTTACATAGTGAACATGAGCGGTATTTAGTTGAGAAGCACTTTAAAAAACCGGTTATCTTAACAGATTATCCAGCTGATATAAAATCTTTTTACATGCGTCAAAATGAACCAGATGCTGAAGGCAGACAAACAGTTGCAGCAATGGATATCTTGTTTCCTGGCATTGGAGAGATGATTGGCGGATCGCAAAGAGAGGAACGTTTGGATCGTTTAACAAAACGTATGGACGATATGAATATTTCGCAAGAAGAACTATGGTGGTATTTAGATACGCGTCGTTTTGGCTCTGCGCCACATGCTGGCTTCGGTTTAGGTTTTGAACGTTTAGTATTATTTGTTACCGGAATGACGAATATAAGAGATGTTATTGCCTTCCCAAGGTTCCCGAAAAATGCAGAATTTTAG
- a CDS encoding transglutaminase family protein produces the protein MPIFKIKHITNYKYELPVRDSANQIILFPIKDDFQKVIQHDLNISGSPEIEIFIDYYGNEIGTFTQNEPHTQLKIFSKVSVETFPKPLPQDDMFSSEQWNSLDLMKYEVPYIDYLRQENFEGISQLKETAISIKKEEDTPYQTAIKYCAHVFNNYEYIKGITAVDTTIDEILKLKAGVCQDFAHVLTAMLRLTGIPSRYVSGYICPNRDGMRGEGATHAWAEAFLPEYGWLGLDPTNNCIANDTHVRLAVGRNFTDCSPVKGVYKGGFEHIMEVNVSVGYNDEDFNDNEIYFKPTEVNYSKPSGMATPSVRKQNSYQEHMEAIQQQQQQQQ, from the coding sequence ATGCCAATCTTCAAAATTAAACACATTACCAATTATAAATATGAATTGCCTGTTCGCGATAGTGCGAATCAAATTATCTTGTTTCCCATTAAAGATGATTTCCAAAAGGTGATACAACACGATTTAAATATATCTGGCAGTCCTGAAATTGAGATTTTTATTGATTATTACGGAAACGAAATCGGGACTTTTACCCAAAATGAGCCGCACACCCAGCTTAAAATATTTTCAAAAGTAAGTGTAGAAACTTTTCCAAAACCGCTACCTCAAGATGATATGTTTAGCAGTGAACAATGGAATAGTCTGGATTTAATGAAATATGAAGTACCCTATATTGATTATTTGCGTCAGGAGAATTTTGAAGGCATTTCTCAATTAAAGGAAACCGCAATCAGTATAAAAAAGGAAGAAGATACACCATATCAAACCGCTATAAAATATTGCGCTCATGTTTTTAATAATTACGAATACATAAAAGGAATAACAGCTGTTGATACGACAATTGATGAGATTTTGAAGCTAAAAGCTGGTGTTTGTCAGGATTTTGCACATGTTTTAACGGCTATGTTGCGTTTAACGGGAATTCCATCCAGGTATGTGAGTGGATATATTTGCCCAAATAGAGACGGCATGCGTGGAGAAGGTGCAACACATGCTTGGGCAGAAGCTTTTTTACCTGAATATGGTTGGTTAGGTTTAGATCCGACAAATAATTGCATTGCAAATGATACTCATGTTCGTTTAGCGGTTGGAAGAAATTTTACCGATTGTTCTCCAGTAAAGGGCGTTTACAAAGGTGGTTTTGAACACATTATGGAGGTTAATGTTTCAGTTGGATATAATGATGAAGATTTTAATGACAATGAAATCTATTTTAAACCAACGGAAGTTAATTATTCTAAACCATCAGGTATGGCCACTCCATCTGTTAGAAAGCAGAATAGCTATCAAGAACATATGGAAGCCATTCAGCAACAACAGCAGCAGCAACAGTAA
- a CDS encoding prolipoprotein diacylglyceryl transferase, producing the protein MFPTVSHFLEYLFGINLPLPFNTFGVFVALAFVAGYWAFSEELKRKEKLGILHPITKKIIIGKQATVFELLLNGLFGFIIGYKLVYALLNYKLFVSDAQFILLSTQGNIFGGILFAALFAYWDYKEKDKFKLEKPKETQVTIHPYQLMSNLIVWAAIWGFLGAKFFDNLEYWDDFVQHPIDRLLSFSGLTFYGGLICGGAAVLIIAKRNGIKPLHMLDVGGPGMMLAYAVGRIGCHMSGDGDWGIVNPNPKPFTWLPDWLWSYKFPNNVVGEGVPIPGCVGKFCAELPQGVYPTPIYEVIICLILFAFLWSIRDKIKAPGLMFGIYMILNGIERFCIELIRVNSKYHVFGLSFTQAEMISSFLVVGGIALCAYSLRNKNKLA; encoded by the coding sequence ATGTTTCCTACGGTTTCACATTTTTTAGAATATCTATTCGGCATCAATCTGCCATTGCCTTTTAATACTTTTGGTGTATTTGTTGCGCTGGCTTTCGTTGCTGGCTATTGGGCCTTTTCTGAAGAATTAAAACGAAAAGAAAAACTAGGAATTCTGCATCCCATTACAAAAAAGATTATTATTGGTAAACAGGCAACCGTATTTGAATTACTTTTAAATGGACTTTTTGGATTTATAATTGGCTATAAATTGGTTTATGCGTTATTAAATTATAAGCTTTTTGTAAGTGATGCGCAATTTATTTTATTATCAACGCAAGGAAATATTTTCGGCGGAATATTGTTTGCAGCATTATTTGCATACTGGGATTATAAGGAAAAAGATAAATTTAAACTCGAAAAACCTAAAGAAACGCAGGTTACAATTCATCCATATCAATTAATGAGCAACTTAATTGTTTGGGCGGCGATTTGGGGTTTTTTAGGAGCGAAGTTTTTTGATAATTTAGAATATTGGGATGATTTTGTACAACACCCAATCGACCGACTTTTATCGTTTAGTGGATTAACTTTTTATGGTGGTTTAATTTGTGGCGGTGCTGCAGTTTTGATAATTGCAAAAAGAAATGGCATAAAACCACTACACATGCTTGATGTTGGCGGACCTGGAATGATGCTAGCTTACGCCGTTGGTCGCATTGGCTGCCACATGTCTGGTGATGGTGACTGGGGTATTGTAAACCCAAACCCAAAACCTTTTACCTGGTTGCCAGATTGGCTGTGGTCTTATAAATTTCCAAATAATGTAGTAGGCGAGGGTGTTCCAATTCCAGGTTGTGTAGGCAAATTTTGCGCAGAATTGCCACAAGGCGTTTATCCAACGCCAATTTATGAGGTAATTATTTGCTTAATACTTTTTGCATTTTTATGGAGTATCAGAGATAAAATAAAAGCACCCGGACTTATGTTCGGCATATATATGATTTTAAATGGTATTGAACGCTTTTGCATTGAGCTTATCCGTGTAAATTCAAAATACCATGTTTTTGGTTTATCTTTTACTCAAGCTGAAATGATCTCTTCATTTTTAGTAGTAGGCGGAATCGCTCTTTGTGCTTATTCTCTTAGAAATAAAAATAAACTTGCTTAA
- a CDS encoding alpha-E domain-containing protein, which translates to MLSRVASSLYWLSRYVERSDGMLRMLKINYASSQDSIQEFTWKPVIRIFSSDDENELLNIQHDSRAVIEYLLLNRENPNSILNIITLARENARSVQEHIPKDLWQCLNEYYHTVKDEKLLWYVQKDDPITALDILIKQVMLYHGTADSAMERGESRSFMKIGKHLERSIQSIDILDIKFSSISNNPDLLTDIAYWKHLLLSLGGYELYLKTYRQGFDAKNIIELVMLNNDFPRSALYSMHNIERYFGRLKSEGNIEHYNNLSFKIGRLKSMITYSSVNTMGEADLHEYLTQIRNEIFGIGNSLNEYYFANS; encoded by the coding sequence ATGTTAAGTAGAGTGGCATCAAGCCTATATTGGTTGAGTAGATATGTTGAACGCAGCGACGGAATGTTGCGTATGTTAAAAATAAATTACGCATCCTCTCAAGATTCTATTCAAGAATTTACCTGGAAGCCAGTAATTAGAATTTTTTCTTCGGATGATGAAAATGAATTGCTAAATATTCAGCATGATAGTCGTGCTGTAATTGAGTATTTACTTTTAAACCGTGAAAATCCAAATTCAATATTAAACATTATTACGTTGGCCAGAGAAAATGCCAGAAGTGTTCAAGAGCACATTCCTAAAGATTTATGGCAGTGTTTAAATGAGTATTATCACACGGTTAAAGACGAAAAGCTTTTATGGTATGTTCAAAAAGATGACCCGATTACTGCATTGGATATTCTTATTAAACAGGTTATGCTTTATCACGGAACAGCCGATAGCGCTATGGAACGTGGTGAAAGCAGAAGTTTTATGAAAATTGGTAAACATTTAGAGCGCAGTATCCAGTCGATTGATATTTTGGATATTAAATTCAGCTCCATTAGTAACAACCCAGATTTATTAACAGATATTGCCTATTGGAAACACTTACTTTTATCGCTTGGAGGATATGAATTGTATTTAAAAACATACCGACAAGGTTTTGATGCTAAAAATATAATCGAACTGGTGATGCTGAATAACGATTTTCCACGTTCTGCTCTATATTCCATGCATAACATAGAGCGATATTTCGGTAGATTGAAAAGCGAAGGCAACATTGAGCATTATAACAATCTTTCATTTAAAATCGGCAGATTAAAAAGTATGATTACCTATAGCTCAGTTAATACCATGGGCGAAGCAGATTTACACGAATACCTTACCCAAATAAGAAATGAAATATTCGGCATCGGAAACTCACTGAACGAGTATTATTTCGCAAATTCATAG